The Prosthecobacter sp. genome window below encodes:
- a CDS encoding MFS transporter: MTPTTPDLAIRVRNRVMGRLMPYLILLYVVAYLDRVNVSYAALEMTADLGFTAEMYGLGAGIFFVGYFLLEVPGAVIAQRWGVRVLVCRIMITWGVLAAAMGFIQNATQFYWLRFLIGAAEAGFFPAMIVYLGHWFRAADRGKAVALFMSAISLAMVIGGPVSGALLKLDWLGLEGWRWLFILEGMPAVVLGITSWFFLTERPADAKWLPDDEKAWLVAELERERMSREALQTRKPTVWQALCDPRVLIFSAAYFFGLLASNGLGYWLPTMIKSLSGFSNFTVGLLVSLPYSLGVIAKVLAGWSSDRTGERRWHTAGLLLLGGAGLAAVAMLEAHLAFALLFLCIAVIGLTGYTPSFWAYATSFLAGTANAAAIGLINSIGNLGSFAGPYAMGWLKEHTTGYAAGVWMLAASSVITALLVLAARGNPKS, from the coding sequence GTGACCCCAACCACTCCTGATCTCGCCATCCGTGTCCGCAACCGAGTGATGGGGCGGTTGATGCCGTATTTGATCCTGCTGTATGTGGTGGCGTATCTGGACCGGGTGAATGTGAGCTATGCAGCGTTGGAGATGACGGCGGATCTTGGGTTCACGGCGGAGATGTATGGGCTGGGCGCGGGGATTTTCTTTGTGGGGTATTTTTTGCTGGAGGTGCCTGGGGCGGTGATCGCGCAGCGCTGGGGCGTGCGGGTGCTGGTGTGCCGGATCATGATCACCTGGGGCGTGCTGGCAGCGGCGATGGGATTCATCCAAAACGCGACGCAGTTTTACTGGCTGCGTTTCCTCATCGGTGCGGCGGAGGCGGGCTTTTTCCCGGCGATGATTGTGTATCTCGGGCATTGGTTCCGCGCGGCGGATCGCGGGAAGGCGGTGGCGCTGTTCATGTCAGCCATTTCACTGGCGATGGTGATCGGTGGGCCGGTTTCGGGCGCGTTGCTAAAGCTGGACTGGCTGGGGCTGGAGGGATGGCGGTGGTTGTTCATCCTGGAAGGAATGCCGGCGGTCGTGCTGGGCATCACGAGCTGGTTTTTCCTCACGGAACGGCCTGCGGACGCGAAGTGGCTGCCGGACGATGAAAAAGCCTGGCTCGTGGCCGAACTGGAGCGCGAGCGCATGTCGCGTGAGGCCTTGCAGACTCGCAAACCGACGGTGTGGCAGGCATTGTGTGATCCGCGCGTGCTGATCTTTTCAGCGGCGTATTTCTTCGGACTGCTGGCCTCGAACGGCCTCGGCTACTGGCTGCCGACGATGATCAAGTCGCTCTCCGGTTTCTCGAACTTCACGGTGGGGCTGCTCGTGTCGCTGCCTTACTCGCTGGGAGTGATCGCGAAGGTGCTCGCAGGCTGGTCATCGGATCGCACGGGCGAGCGGCGCTGGCACACGGCGGGTCTGCTGCTGCTCGGTGGCGCGGGTCTCGCGGCGGTGGCGATGCTGGAGGCGCATCTCGCCTTCGCGCTGCTTTTTCTCTGCATCGCCGTGATCGGCCTCACAGGCTACACACCGAGCTTCTGGGCCTATGCAACGAGCTTCCTCGCAGGCACGGCCAATGCGGCCGCCATCGGCCTCATCAACAGCATCGGCAATCTCGGCAGCTTCGCGGGCCCGTATGCGATGGGCTGGCTGAAGGAGCACACCACGGGCTATGCGGCAGGTGTGTGGATGCTGGCAGCTTCATCGGTGATAACGGCACTGTTGGTGCTGGCTGCTCGGGGGAACCCGAAATCGTGA
- a CDS encoding ATP-binding protein, translating into MKDQTLQAIQQKLGDAITLPFPKLTRRDAPGSALPSGKARAVIGMRRAGKTSFLYQCLADRLAAGVARERLVYFNFEDERLEGLEAADLGMILETYYRDFPRHRRESCVTWCLDEIQLVPGWEKFVRRMLDSENVEVLLSGSSARMLSREVATTMRGRALETIITPFSFREFARARGATPPAGKLVSSAAQSAWLAHLDAYLEIGGFPEAGRFEQPRERTALLQGYVDSVLFRDVAERHGVVNLVALRAFVRQLLRQPSTTFSVSKIHADFHSRGVGVSKETLLDMLAHLEDAFLVFTVPLASRSERRRQVNPRKLYLADHGLARAFSAGPGLDRGHLLENIVACELARQCSDVAYVKTKDGHEVDFLATMFDGSRCLIQVSADVTSPATFEREVRSLVGTAATFPDARRLLLTESDLPRGAVIPAGIEHLRMWRWLLQ; encoded by the coding sequence ATGAAAGACCAAACGCTCCAAGCCATCCAGCAGAAGCTCGGGGATGCCATCACTCTCCCATTTCCAAAGCTGACGCGGCGGGATGCTCCGGGTTCCGCATTGCCATCTGGAAAAGCGCGTGCGGTCATCGGCATGAGGCGTGCCGGGAAGACCTCATTTTTGTATCAATGCCTGGCAGACCGGCTTGCCGCAGGTGTTGCGCGTGAGCGGCTGGTCTATTTCAACTTTGAGGATGAGCGGTTGGAAGGGCTTGAGGCGGCAGACCTCGGCATGATTTTGGAAACCTACTACCGCGACTTTCCCCGTCATCGTCGGGAGTCGTGTGTGACGTGGTGCCTGGATGAAATCCAGCTTGTGCCGGGCTGGGAGAAATTTGTGCGCCGCATGCTCGACTCAGAAAACGTGGAGGTGCTGCTGAGTGGATCATCCGCGCGAATGCTGAGCCGTGAGGTTGCGACAACCATGCGCGGACGAGCGCTGGAGACGATCATCACGCCATTTAGTTTCCGCGAGTTTGCTCGTGCGCGTGGTGCCACACCGCCTGCGGGCAAACTCGTGAGTTCTGCTGCTCAGTCGGCATGGCTGGCACACCTTGACGCATATTTGGAAATCGGCGGCTTTCCAGAGGCGGGCCGTTTCGAGCAGCCACGCGAGCGAACGGCGCTGCTGCAAGGCTATGTGGACAGCGTTTTGTTCCGCGATGTGGCGGAGCGTCATGGTGTGGTCAATCTTGTGGCCCTACGTGCCTTTGTGCGCCAACTTTTACGCCAGCCATCCACCACGTTCAGCGTCAGCAAGATTCACGCCGACTTTCACTCGCGCGGCGTCGGAGTTTCCAAGGAGACACTGCTCGACATGCTGGCGCACCTTGAGGACGCCTTCCTCGTTTTCACCGTGCCTCTTGCTTCGCGCTCCGAGCGCAGGCGGCAGGTAAACCCGCGAAAACTTTATCTGGCTGATCACGGACTCGCTCGTGCCTTCAGTGCCGGGCCGGGACTAGATCGCGGGCACTTGCTGGAAAACATCGTCGCCTGCGAACTCGCACGGCAATGCAGCGATGTGGCTTATGTGAAGACCAAAGACGGTCACGAGGTCGATTTTCTCGCCACGATGTTTGATGGCTCACGCTGCCTGATTCAAGTCTCAGCCGACGTGACTTCGCCAGCCACCTTTGAACGCGAAGTGCGTTCGTTGGTGGGAACCGCTGCCACCTTTCCCGATGCCCGTCGATTATTGCTGACCGAAAGCGATCTGCCGCGAGGTGCCGTCATCCCGGCAGGAATCGAGCACCTTCGCATGTGGCGCTGGCTGTTGCAGTGA
- a CDS encoding MFS transporter, which translates to MSADSLSTSRAADTAPLPRAWLIVGLLWVVGCLNYLDRVLLTTMRDSIKAAIPMGDDDFGALTMAFLIVYGLLSPLGGWCADRFSRSGVILVSLAVWSTVTWATAYVQTYNQLLATRVLMGVSEACYIPAALALIADYHRGSTRSLATGINISGVYAGMALGGLGGWMADTHGWSSGFLVFGVFGVAYAVVLAAFLRDVPRVQNEDNVVETVPLFQTLAVLGRNRQLWLLTLHWSLLGFAGWAFVTWMPSYLREHFDLTQTKAGFTATAYMQAAALAGVLCGGVLADRWSRRHPRGRIFVPMIALTLASPFVFISANSDTLWIVAACLVVFGFARGCSDSNMMPILCQVADPRHRATGYGILNFIACLVGAVAAYLGGWLKERNVDLSYILMASAFGVLLSGVLLAAVRPARSE; encoded by the coding sequence ATGTCCGCAGACTCTCTCTCCACCTCCCGCGCTGCGGACACGGCCCCGCTGCCACGCGCTTGGCTGATCGTGGGCCTGCTGTGGGTGGTGGGTTGTCTGAACTACCTCGACCGCGTGCTGCTCACGACGATGCGTGATTCCATCAAGGCGGCGATCCCGATGGGCGATGATGATTTCGGTGCGCTGACAATGGCCTTCTTGATTGTGTATGGCCTGCTCAGTCCGCTCGGCGGATGGTGCGCGGATCGTTTCAGCCGCAGCGGTGTCATCTTGGTCAGTCTGGCTGTGTGGTCCACCGTGACGTGGGCCACGGCTTATGTGCAAACCTACAATCAACTGCTCGCAACTCGCGTGCTCATGGGCGTGAGCGAGGCCTGCTACATTCCGGCGGCGCTGGCGCTCATCGCGGACTATCATCGTGGCAGCACGCGCTCGCTCGCCACGGGCATCAACATCAGCGGCGTGTATGCCGGCATGGCGCTCGGCGGGCTCGGCGGCTGGATGGCGGACACCCACGGCTGGTCGTCCGGGTTTCTCGTGTTTGGCGTGTTTGGCGTGGCGTATGCAGTCGTGCTGGCGGCCTTTCTGCGCGATGTGCCGCGTGTACAAAACGAGGACAACGTGGTCGAAACGGTGCCGCTTTTCCAAACCCTCGCCGTGCTAGGCCGCAACAGGCAGCTCTGGCTGCTGACACTGCATTGGAGCCTGCTCGGCTTTGCAGGCTGGGCCTTCGTCACATGGATGCCTAGTTATCTGCGTGAGCACTTCGATCTCACGCAAACGAAGGCCGGATTCACCGCCACGGCCTACATGCAGGCCGCCGCGCTCGCGGGGGTGCTCTGCGGCGGCGTCTTGGCGGACCGCTGGAGCCGCAGGCATCCGCGTGGACGCATCTTTGTGCCGATGATCGCCCTCACGCTGGCCTCGCCCTTCGTTTTCATCAGCGCCAATAGCGACACCCTGTGGATCGTCGCCGCCTGTCTCGTGGTGTTCGGTTTCGCGCGCGGCTGCTCCGACTCAAACATGATGCCTATCCTTTGTCAGGTGGCTGATCCACGCCATCGCGCCACTGGCTACGGTATTCTGAATTTCATCGCCTGCCTCGTCGGAGCGGTGGCCGCGTATCTCGGCGGCTGGCTCAAGGAACGCAACGTGGACCTCAGCTACATCCTCATGGCCTCCGCCTTCGGCGTGCTGCTCAGCGGAGTGCTGCTCGCCGCCGTGCGTCCTGCGCGGAGCGAGTGA